Proteins encoded within one genomic window of Camelina sativa cultivar DH55 chromosome 19, Cs, whole genome shotgun sequence:
- the LOC104767117 gene encoding thioredoxin domain-containing protein 9 homolog, which yields MANPIQEILEKQVLTVAKAMEDKIDDEIASLEKLDEDDLEVLRERRLKQMKKMAEKKKRWMSLGHGEYSEIHSEKDFFTVVKASERVVCHFYRENWPCKVMDKHMSILAKQHIETRFVKIQAEKSPFLAERLKIVVLPTLALIKNTKVDDYVVGFNELGGKDDFSTEDLEERIARAQVIHYEGESSHKPKSTTQVRRNVRQSARSDSDSE from the exons atGGCGAATCCAATTCAAGAG ATTCTGGAGAAGCAAGTTCTAACGGTGGCGAAAGCCATGGAAGATAAGATAGACGACGAGATCGCGTCTTTAGAGAAGCTTGACGAAGACGATCTAGAGGTTCTGAGGGAGAGAAGGTTAaagcagatgaagaagatggcCGAGAAAAAGAAACGTTGGATGAGTCTTGGACATGGCGAATACTCTGAGATCCATTCCGAGAAAGACTTCTTCACCGTCGTTAAAGCTAGCGAACGCGTCGTATGCCACTTCTACCGCGAGAATTGGCCCTGTAAA GTGATGGATAAGCATATGAGTATATTGGCAAAGCAACACATTGAGACGCGTTTCGTGAAGATACAAGCTGAGAAAAGTCCATTCTTGGCTGAGAGGCTCAAGATTGTTGTTCTTCCTACTCTTGCCTTGATTAAGAACACTAAAGTGGATGATTATGTG gTTGGGTTCAATGAGCTGGGAGGGAAAGATGATTTCAGCACAGAGGATTTGGAAGAGAGAATAGCCAGAGCGCAAGTGATCCATTACGAGGGAGAGTCATCTCATAAACCAAAGTCTACTACACAAGTCAGAAGGAACGTAAGGCAGAGTGCTCGTTCTGATTCTGACTCGGAGTAA